In the Chroococcidiopsis sp. SAG 2025 genome, one interval contains:
- a CDS encoding ATP-binding protein — MKLFSPIASPQEQDIPRAKSFRGLPLRLVLVLPFVLQIAGAVGLVGYLSFKNGQQAVNVLVDRLMDKSSNLVSEHLDNYLKTPQRLNQINFHAIELGLLDLKDFKTAGHYFWKQLQTYPKVSYSAYALTTGEFAGAGRFLAGQGVTIDELSAATNWKSYTYATDSQGNRNKLVAVYDDYKPLTESWYRDAVKAGKPTWSSVANWDGEDLAGYISINAIRPIYNKQKQLVGVIGVELLLANINDFLQQLKISPSAKTFIIERDGLLIASSSTEKPFTLVDGVAKRLSALDINDVQIQATAKYLKQNFGDFQRIKGEQKLNFELQDELQFVRVVPWQDEFGLNWLVVTTIPESDFMAQIHANNQTTFFLCFLALLVAVWLGLVTSRWITQPILRLSKASAAIAQGDLNQHVEVKRIAELGVLSRSFNEMAQQLEASFANLARINQELDRKNREFVRVNKQLDRANQELATANDELELRVENRTIELQQAKNAAELANRAKSEFLANMSHELRTPLNAILGFSQLMNREPSLSNRQQESLRIINRSGEHLLSLINDVLDLAKIESGKMTLYSTDFDLYALLDSIKEMLILRAESKGLQLTIERSHNLPQYIKTDEKKLRQVLINLLSNAIKFTWAGSVTLRVKLAGDRQLTTNNQQLIALDFEVADTGVGIAPTEIDKLFEAFVQTETGKQSQQGTGLGLSITKKFVELMGGKITVSSELGKGTVFQFDLQALASEVSTTINRNRTQRAIGIQPNQQKYRILVVDDRWENRQLLLRLLQPVGFQVKEAANGQEAIEMWQQWQPHLIWMDMRMPVINGYEATQQIKSHLRGQATAIIALTASTLEEEKAIILSAGCDDFVRKPFPEEVIFDKMAQFLGVQYIYEEISSESVSEASTVEKLTPEALTVMSNEWLMNFSEAAALIDEEQLAQLVSQIPEEYQALAQSIQQEVKEFNFDRIMNFAQAAASL, encoded by the coding sequence ATGAAATTGTTTAGCCCAATCGCATCACCACAAGAGCAAGATATTCCGAGAGCTAAAAGCTTTAGAGGACTGCCACTACGATTAGTCTTAGTATTACCTTTTGTGTTACAAATTGCCGGTGCGGTAGGGTTAGTAGGCTACCTTTCTTTTAAAAACGGTCAGCAAGCAGTTAACGTTCTTGTCGATCGCTTAATGGATAAAAGTAGCAACTTAGTGTCCGAACATCTCGATAATTATTTAAAAACTCCTCAAAGACTCAATCAAATTAATTTTCATGCAATTGAGTTAGGGTTATTGGATTTAAAAGACTTTAAAACCGCAGGACATTATTTTTGGAAGCAGCTACAAACTTATCCAAAAGTAAGTTACAGTGCCTATGCGCTGACCACGGGAGAATTTGCTGGTGCTGGAAGATTTTTAGCAGGACAGGGAGTTACCATAGATGAGCTTTCAGCTGCTACCAATTGGAAAAGCTACACTTATGCTACAGATAGTCAAGGTAATCGTAACAAATTAGTAGCAGTATACGATGACTACAAACCTCTGACAGAATCTTGGTATCGGGATGCAGTCAAAGCAGGCAAACCAACATGGAGTTCAGTAGCTAACTGGGACGGCGAAGATTTAGCTGGATACATATCCATTAATGCCATTAGACCTATTTATAACAAGCAAAAGCAACTTGTCGGTGTCATTGGAGTCGAGCTACTTTTAGCTAATATTAATGATTTTTTACAGCAACTAAAAATTAGTCCATCTGCCAAAACTTTTATTATTGAGCGCGATGGTTTGCTGATTGCTTCCTCTAGTACGGAAAAACCTTTTACTCTAGTTGATGGTGTAGCTAAAAGACTTAGCGCCCTTGATATCAATGACGTTCAAATTCAAGCAACAGCAAAGTATTTAAAACAAAATTTTGGAGATTTTCAAAGAATTAAAGGTGAACAAAAACTAAATTTTGAATTACAAGACGAACTTCAGTTCGTTCGCGTAGTCCCTTGGCAAGATGAATTTGGGTTGAATTGGTTAGTTGTAACTACCATACCCGAATCAGATTTCATGGCGCAAATTCATGCCAACAACCAAACAACATTTTTTCTCTGTTTTTTAGCATTATTAGTAGCGGTTTGGTTGGGGTTAGTTACCTCGCGTTGGATTACTCAACCAATTCTACGTTTGAGTAAAGCCTCTGCGGCGATCGCTCAAGGAGATTTGAACCAACACGTAGAAGTCAAAAGGATCGCTGAACTAGGAGTATTGTCGCGTTCTTTCAATGAGATGGCGCAACAATTAGAAGCATCCTTTGCTAATTTGGCTCGAATCAATCAGGAACTCGATCGCAAAAACCGGGAATTTGTCCGAGTCAACAAGCAATTGGATAGAGCAAATCAAGAATTAGCAACAGCTAACGATGAACTCGAACTACGGGTTGAGAACAGAACTATAGAACTACAACAAGCTAAAAATGCGGCAGAATTAGCCAATCGCGCTAAAAGTGAATTTTTAGCAAATATGAGTCACGAACTACGGACTCCTCTCAACGCCATCCTCGGTTTTTCCCAATTGATGAATCGAGAACCTTCTTTAAGCAATCGGCAACAGGAAAGCCTCAGAATTATCAATCGGAGTGGCGAACATTTACTTTCACTGATCAATGACGTATTAGATTTAGCCAAAATTGAGTCAGGAAAAATGACTCTTTATTCCACTGACTTCGATTTATATGCCTTATTAGATTCGATTAAAGAGATGTTGATACTACGAGCAGAATCTAAAGGATTACAGTTGACAATCGAGCGCAGCCACAATCTACCTCAATATATCAAAACTGATGAGAAAAAACTGCGGCAAGTTTTAATTAATTTATTGAGTAATGCAATTAAATTCACTTGGGCTGGCAGCGTTACTCTCCGAGTAAAATTAGCAGGCGATCGACAACTCACAACTAACAACCAACAACTAATTGCTCTTGACTTTGAAGTTGCCGATACTGGTGTAGGTATTGCTCCGACAGAAATTGATAAATTATTTGAAGCATTTGTACAAACAGAAACAGGTAAACAATCTCAACAAGGAACTGGTTTAGGCTTATCTATTACTAAAAAGTTTGTCGAACTGATGGGAGGAAAGATTACTGTTAGTTCCGAACTAGGAAAAGGTACAGTTTTTCAATTTGATCTCCAAGCTTTAGCAAGCGAAGTCAGCACAACTATCAATCGAAATAGAACTCAAAGGGCTATTGGAATCCAACCAAACCAACAGAAATATCGCATCTTAGTAGTAGACGATCGCTGGGAAAATCGCCAGCTCTTACTAAGATTATTACAACCAGTTGGTTTCCAAGTTAAAGAAGCAGCTAACGGACAAGAAGCGATTGAAATGTGGCAGCAATGGCAACCGCATTTGATTTGGATGGACATGCGAATGCCAGTCATAAATGGTTATGAGGCAACTCAACAGATTAAATCTCATCTTCGAGGACAAGCTACCGCAATTATTGCCCTCACAGCCAGCACACTTGAAGAAGAGAAAGCAATTATTCTTTCAGCTGGTTGCGATGATTTTGTCCGCAAACCTTTTCCTGAAGAAGTGATTTTTGATAAGATGGCTCAATTTTTAGGCGTGCAATATATCTATGAAGAGATTAGCTCTGAAAGTGTTTCTGAGGCTTCAACTGTGGAAAAATTAACACCGGAAGCTTTAACAGTTATGTCAAATGAATGGTTAATGAACTTCTCAGAAGCTGCGGCTTTAATTGACGAAGAACAGCTCGCTCAATTAGTATCTCAAATACCAGAAGAATATCAAGCATTAGCTCAATCTATTCAACAAGAAGTTAAGGAATTTAATTTTGACCGGATTATGAATTTTGCTCAAGCCGCAGCTAGTTTATGA
- a CDS encoding EAL domain-containing protein — MNNAQLNYNYANILVVDDTPNNLRVLSTALIERGYKVRCAKNGAMALITAKKNPPHLILLDIKMPEMDGYEVCKRLKSDGSTDNIPVIFLSALDDVFDKVKGFAVGGVDYITKPFQIEEVVVRIQHQLALQAAKAEIFQLNLELEHKVRQRTLQLEEVINQRDQEIAKHKRTQEKLFYQALHDALTGLPNRTLFMEHLQKALHRITRNKDYLCAVLFIDLDRFKIINDSWGHAVGDRLLIAISHMLKECSREVDTVARLSGDEFTILLEDLQDIQDAIAIAERLLEKLTAPIYLGECKVYIGASIGIVFGSVAYQTVNELLRDADIAMYRAKALGKGRYAIFDREMYDRTLHLSQLEIDLRYALERQEFLLHYQPIISVATGRLTGFEALLRWQHPKMGLIDPGDFIEIAEETGLIVPIGEWILQEACQQLYIWQQKFATTSLYISVNLSSKQIQQFDLVDKLAKILDRTGLNGKNLKLELTETMLMDRGEKTIELLFQIKEQNIQLSIDDFGTGYSSLSYLHRFPIDALKIDRSFVSPIDAEGKNCEIVRTIITLAHTLGIKAIAEGVETSHQLTVLKKLGCDEAQGYFFGTPVNFQLAEAILAKNER; from the coding sequence ATGAATAACGCTCAGTTAAATTATAATTATGCCAATATTTTAGTTGTTGACGATACTCCTAATAATTTAAGAGTTTTATCTACAGCTTTAATAGAACGAGGATATAAAGTGCGTTGTGCTAAAAATGGCGCTATGGCATTAATTACAGCTAAAAAAAATCCGCCTCATCTCATCTTGTTAGATATTAAAATGCCAGAAATGGATGGCTATGAAGTTTGTAAAAGACTGAAGTCGGACGGTTCAACTGATAATATTCCCGTAATTTTTTTAAGCGCGTTAGATGATGTTTTTGATAAAGTTAAAGGCTTTGCAGTTGGTGGGGTAGATTATATCACAAAGCCATTTCAAATTGAAGAAGTCGTAGTTCGCATCCAACATCAATTAGCCTTACAAGCCGCAAAAGCAGAAATTTTTCAACTAAATCTTGAATTAGAACACAAAGTTCGACAAAGAACTCTACAATTAGAAGAAGTTATTAACCAACGAGACCAAGAAATTGCCAAGCATAAACGAACCCAAGAAAAACTATTTTATCAAGCTTTACATGATGCTCTAACAGGTTTACCCAATCGGACTTTGTTCATGGAGCATCTGCAAAAGGCTCTACATCGTATTACTAGAAATAAAGATTATTTGTGTGCCGTTTTATTTATCGATCTCGATCGCTTCAAAATTATTAATGATAGTTGGGGACACGCTGTTGGCGATCGCCTATTAATTGCGATCTCTCATATGCTGAAAGAATGCTCGCGCGAGGTTGATACTGTGGCGCGTTTGAGTGGAGATGAGTTTACTATTTTATTAGAAGATCTACAAGATATTCAAGACGCGATCGCAATTGCCGAACGATTGTTAGAGAAACTCACTGCTCCAATTTATTTAGGTGAATGTAAAGTCTATATTGGTGCTAGTATTGGTATTGTTTTTGGTTCAGTAGCTTATCAAACTGTAAATGAGTTGCTGCGGGATGCTGATATTGCCATGTATCGCGCTAAAGCTTTAGGAAAAGGACGTTATGCAATCTTCGATCGTGAAATGTACGACCGAACGTTGCATCTTTCACAACTAGAAATAGACTTGCGTTATGCCTTGGAACGTCAAGAGTTTCTATTACATTATCAACCAATTATCTCTGTCGCAACTGGGAGATTGACGGGTTTTGAAGCCTTATTACGCTGGCAACATCCAAAAATGGGATTGATCGATCCAGGAGATTTCATTGAGATTGCCGAAGAAACTGGCTTAATTGTACCGATTGGTGAATGGATTTTACAGGAAGCTTGCCAACAGTTATATATTTGGCAGCAAAAATTTGCTACTACATCTTTATATATTAGTGTCAATCTTTCCAGTAAGCAAATTCAGCAATTCGATCTAGTAGATAAGTTAGCTAAAATTCTAGATCGTACTGGGTTAAATGGAAAAAATCTCAAGTTAGAACTGACTGAAACTATGCTGATGGATCGAGGAGAAAAGACGATCGAACTTCTCTTCCAAATTAAAGAGCAAAACATTCAACTCAGTATTGATGATTTTGGCACGGGATATTCCTCTTTAAGTTATTTACACCGTTTTCCAATAGATGCACTGAAAATCGATCGCTCTTTTGTCAGTCCGATTGACGCGGAAGGAAAAAATTGTGAAATAGTGAGGACAATTATTACTCTAGCTCACACTTTAGGAATTAAAGCGATCGCCGAAGGAGTAGAAACATCTCATCAACTAACTGTATTAAAAAAGTTGGGTTGTGACGAAGCGCAAGGGTATTTCTTTGGTACGCCCGTAAACTTTCAGCTAGCAGAAGCGATTTTAGCTAAAAACGAGCGATAG
- a CDS encoding sodium:solute symporter family transporter — MLSWTLWLILLGYGVLMWWIAPTTKTFPSFFQGKDRTGKNPEVAILTASIVVSWIFAKSITNAANLGRSYGLMGGLAYAGYYIGIPICGILIIRLRRMTGSRSLAEYVSKTYGNAAVKFFMAIVLLRLYNEVWSNTAVVGSYFGQPESYSFILSAIAFTVLVLIYSLKGGLRASLVTDFIQFGLLVFAVLLTLLWVVPQAPALSITPQESGFWNSGVDLLLVALIQCIPYTFHDPVLTDRAFLAGAKTTYRAYLLAGIIASSLIILFSFVGMAARVIGGDAAVDAPVQAAAAGGTGILALMLSVMMLSGGSTLDSTFSSTSKAVAIDLKVGSQPILLGKISMVAMAIVGNLPMLFGTNILKATTVSGTMVLGLAPIFLLISRHKLPQAAFFAPVGISVILGIVSALNPALLPWQIGSGENASLLAWNLVTFILVWIVFGYFYWQGKFKVDNSSK, encoded by the coding sequence GTGCTTTCATGGACGCTTTGGTTGATTTTGTTGGGATATGGGGTATTGATGTGGTGGATTGCACCGACGACAAAAACTTTCCCGTCTTTCTTTCAAGGCAAGGATCGAACTGGTAAAAACCCAGAAGTAGCCATATTAACCGCTAGTATTGTAGTCTCCTGGATTTTTGCTAAATCAATTACCAATGCAGCGAATTTAGGGCGCTCTTATGGTTTGATGGGCGGTTTAGCTTACGCAGGATATTACATCGGGATTCCCATCTGCGGCATATTAATTATTAGGTTACGTCGAATGACTGGCTCTAGAAGCTTAGCAGAGTATGTCAGCAAAACCTACGGTAACGCAGCAGTCAAATTTTTTATGGCGATCGTTTTACTGCGATTGTACAACGAAGTTTGGTCTAATACTGCTGTAGTTGGCTCTTACTTCGGTCAACCAGAATCTTACAGCTTTATCCTCTCCGCGATCGCCTTTACAGTATTAGTGTTAATTTACTCGCTTAAGGGTGGTTTGCGGGCGAGCTTGGTGACAGATTTCATTCAATTTGGGTTGCTGGTTTTCGCCGTACTATTAACGCTTCTCTGGGTAGTTCCGCAAGCACCAGCTTTATCTATTACTCCCCAGGAATCGGGTTTTTGGAACTCTGGCGTTGACTTACTATTAGTGGCGTTAATTCAGTGTATCCCCTACACCTTTCACGATCCAGTACTTACGGATAGAGCATTTCTAGCTGGAGCCAAAACAACTTATCGCGCCTATCTGCTAGCTGGAATTATTGCCTCAAGTCTGATTATTCTCTTTAGCTTTGTTGGCATGGCAGCGCGGGTAATTGGCGGCGATGCGGCAGTTGATGCTCCCGTACAGGCAGCAGCGGCAGGAGGTACGGGTATATTAGCCTTGATGCTTTCAGTCATGATGCTTTCAGGTGGCTCGACTTTGGATTCAACTTTTAGCAGTACGAGTAAAGCTGTAGCAATCGATTTAAAAGTCGGTTCTCAGCCGATACTTCTAGGAAAAATCTCAATGGTTGCAATGGCAATTGTAGGCAACTTACCCATGCTGTTCGGTACGAATATTCTTAAAGCAACTACAGTTAGCGGCACTATGGTTTTGGGGCTAGCGCCAATTTTCTTATTAATCTCGCGTCACAAACTTCCTCAAGCGGCTTTTTTCGCCCCTGTAGGAATCTCAGTCATACTAGGTATAGTTTCAGCACTCAATCCCGCTCTTTTGCCTTGGCAGATTGGTTCTGGAGAAAATGCTTCTCTGCTAGCTTGGAATTTAGTCACGTTTATTTTAGTGTGGATTGTATTTGGTTACTTTTATTGGCAGGGTAAGTTCAAAGTAGACAACTCGTCCAAATAA
- a CDS encoding DUF2281 domain-containing protein translates to MTAREQLLQEIAQAPDFLVEEILDFLLFAKARRTQQMLDEKQKEPRPFALCAGEFTVPPDFNAPLPDEILRDFES, encoded by the coding sequence ATGACTGCAAGAGAACAACTACTTCAAGAAATTGCTCAAGCTCCTGATTTTCTAGTGGAGGAAATTTTAGATTTTCTTTTATTCGCAAAAGCTCGTAGAACTCAACAGATGCTTGACGAGAAGCAAAAAGAACCTCGCCCATTTGCGCTTTGTGCCGGAGAGTTTACAGTCCCTCCTGATTTTAACGCTCCATTACCAGATGAAATTCTCCGTGATTTTGAGAGCTAA
- the ilvA gene encoding threonine ammonia-lyase, biosynthetic, whose amino-acid sequence MYCDYLVQILTARVYDVAQESPLEYAANLSKRINNKFLLKREDMQSVFSFKLRGAYNKMAQLPPELLAQGVIAASAGNHAQGVALAARQLGTRAIIVMPVTTPQVKINAVRSHGGEVVLHGNTYDDAYTHARQLEAEKSMTFIHPFDDPYVIAGQGTIGMEILRQCQQPIHAIFVAIGGGGLISGIAAYVKRLRPEIKIIGVEPVDADAMYQSLKAGKRVRLPQVGLFADGVAVREVGEETFRLCQQYVDDIILVDTDDTCAAIKDVFEDTRSILEPAGALAIAAAKTYAEREQIQGQTLVAVACGANMNFDRLRFVAERAELGERREAIFAVTIPEQRGSLRKFCECIGKRNLTEFNYRIADEKEAHIFVGVQIENRADAAKMVASFEAAGLKTIDLTDDELTKLHLRHMVGGRSPLASNELLYRFEFPERPGALMQFVGSMSPNWNISLFHYRNNGADYGRAVVGMQVPPQEMEQWQAFLDTLGLNYWDESQNPAYKLFLG is encoded by the coding sequence ATGTATTGCGATTATCTCGTCCAAATTCTGACTGCCCGCGTGTATGATGTCGCCCAGGAATCACCACTAGAATACGCTGCAAATCTCTCAAAACGAATCAATAACAAATTCTTGCTGAAGCGAGAGGATATGCAGTCAGTCTTTTCCTTTAAGCTGCGGGGGGCTTACAACAAGATGGCACAACTGCCACCGGAGTTGTTGGCACAGGGTGTCATTGCTGCATCTGCCGGAAATCACGCCCAAGGAGTAGCACTTGCAGCACGCCAGTTGGGAACTCGCGCCATTATCGTCATGCCCGTTACAACTCCCCAGGTAAAGATAAATGCAGTCAGATCTCATGGAGGAGAGGTAGTATTGCATGGGAATACATACGATGATGCGTATACTCATGCCCGTCAATTAGAAGCCGAAAAAAGCATGACGTTTATTCATCCCTTTGACGATCCGTATGTGATTGCCGGACAAGGTACGATTGGGATGGAAATTTTACGCCAGTGCCAACAACCAATTCACGCAATTTTTGTGGCAATTGGAGGTGGTGGTTTAATTTCGGGAATTGCAGCATACGTAAAAAGATTGCGCCCTGAAATTAAAATTATCGGCGTAGAACCCGTAGATGCCGATGCGATGTATCAATCTCTCAAAGCTGGAAAGAGGGTGAGATTACCGCAAGTCGGCTTATTTGCCGATGGGGTAGCAGTGCGGGAAGTCGGAGAAGAAACCTTTCGGTTGTGCCAGCAGTATGTGGATGACATCATTCTGGTAGATACAGATGACACCTGCGCCGCAATTAAAGACGTATTTGAAGATACGCGATCCATTTTAGAACCAGCGGGAGCATTGGCGATCGCAGCTGCTAAAACTTATGCAGAACGAGAACAAATTCAGGGACAAACTTTAGTCGCCGTCGCCTGCGGTGCTAATATGAATTTCGATCGCTTGCGATTTGTTGCCGAACGTGCAGAGTTGGGCGAACGTCGCGAAGCTATCTTTGCCGTAACAATTCCCGAACAACGGGGTAGTCTAAGGAAGTTTTGCGAATGTATTGGCAAACGCAATTTAACTGAGTTTAACTATCGAATTGCCGACGAGAAAGAGGCGCATATTTTTGTGGGAGTGCAAATTGAAAATCGCGCCGATGCAGCCAAGATGGTAGCTAGCTTTGAAGCGGCGGGGTTGAAAACCATTGACTTAACCGATGACGAACTGACAAAATTACACTTGCGCCACATGGTAGGCGGAAGATCTCCCCTAGCTAGCAACGAATTACTCTACCGTTTTGAGTTTCCCGAACGTCCTGGGGCATTGATGCAATTTGTTGGTTCCATGAGTCCCAATTGGAATATTAGCTTGTTTCACTACCGCAACAACGGGGCAGACTACGGACGCGCCGTAGTGGGAATGCAAGTTCCGCCTCAAGAGATGGAACAGTGGCAGGCATTTCTCGATACACTGGGATTGAATTATTGGGATGAAAGCCAAAATCCGGCGTATAAGTTGTTTTTGGGGTAG